A window of Aythya fuligula isolate bAytFul2 unplaced genomic scaffold, bAytFul2.pri scaffold_31_arrow_ctg1_3, whole genome shotgun sequence genomic DNA:
CCCCCACCCGCCCCCCCCAGGCTtggcgggggggggctgcccccccctcagccccctgtTCCCCCCCGAAAGCCCCCGACCCGTCCGCGACTGGGGCGAGGAGATGGACCtggcctccccccccccccggcggccTGAAGGGTgccccccccgcggccccccccccggcacaaCCTGCAGGTAAAATTTGAGGCGGGGGGGTCACAAATTAAATgcgtgtgtgtcccccccccccttcttcaGCACACACTgatttgtgggatttttttttttttttttttggggggggaaccTCCTAatttgtgccccccccccccccccttcacaTTTAGGGCTGAGCCCCACGGAGCAGCTgggcccccccggggggctTCCAGCGCCCCCCCAGGACGCCCCCCAGCACCCGACACAAGGTGGGAACAGCGATaatattttgggggggggggggacacgcaAACACCACAACGCCACCTCCCAAAATTTAACGGGGGGGCTCTAACCACcccctatttattttttattttttttttaatttttattttttttatcccccccccccttacaGAAACTCTACAGCAGGACCCCgagggccccccccccggcacggTGGAGATCACCGACTTCCAGCGGGTGCGTTTCCGTAAGCGCtcgcccccccccgccgccagcTGACCGCCCCCCCGGCCGTCCTCCTGCATGCcgcctctttctttttctttgggggggggtcttctggctttatttttcgccgggggggggggcttgcTGTATGgctgtctgtctctctgtctgtcCCACATTAAAATTTTTGCCTCCCCCCACACAGCCCTGAGGTCGCCGCCGCAGCTCCTGTTTCCCGTCGTGTCCCCCCCCACaacaaaatttttatttggggggggggggctcccctaAATGTTGTCCCCccccaatatttttttttttgggggggctccCCAAAATCTGGTGCCTGGTTTTAGGGTCCTCGTGTTCCTTTTGAggtccctgctccccccccccacacacacttcaAGGCCATGGAGATGGGGGAGGGAGCAGGTGAtgttccacccccccccccccccccaaaattgccccattttggtgttttttttttttggggggggggtatttgtaaaataaatctcaaaaaCGCCGCTGCGCCTGGTCCCTGGTGCTGGGTCCCCCCCCCACAATGAAATTAGGGGGGTCCTGGACCCCGTGGGGGGGTCCGTGTCCAtcgaggaggaggagaaatgagAAGATTTTGGGGTGAAATGAGAAGATTTGGGGTGAAATGAGAAGATTTGGGGTGAAATGAGAAgattttggggtcctggggagATTTGGGGCTGAAATGAGAAGATTGGAGGGCCTGGGGGGTGCATTTGGGGGTGAAATGAGAAGATTTGGAATCCTGGGAGTGGATTTGGGGTGAAATGAGAAGGTTTGGGGGCTCTGGGGGTGGATTTGGGGGTGAACTGAGAAGATTCGGGGTCTCGGGTGGAGATTTGGGGGTGAAATTAAAAGATTTGTGTCCCCAAGGGgaggtttggggtggggggtgaaATGAGATTTTGGAACCCTCGAGGGAATTTGGGGGTGAAACTAGGAGATTTGGGGCTTGGGATGGGGTGAGATGAGGAGGGCTAGGGCTCTGGATGAGATTTTGGGGTGAAAGGAGGAGAATTGGGGTCTGGGGGGCTGCTCGGGGAGGGCAGCGGCTGGGCGCAGTGCCCCGCGGCGATGGGACGCGGACGGGACCAGGATGCTCAGGGCACCACCTtggatttcccccccccccaaaaaaatataaaataaataaaaataataaaaaaacccacagaattTGGGGTTTCACCACCCCCATTTCCTCCCATTTCGGGTCGCCACCCCACCCAGCCCTGGTGGCCCCGCCACCGCTTCCTCTTCACCGCCGGCATAAAACCGCGCTGCCCCGCGGCCCCCATCCTTCGTCCTCAGCGCCGGGAGAGCGGCCGCAGCCCGCGGGGACCAGGTGAGCCCCCAAAATCCCCACCCTGACCCCGGTGGGCTCCAAGGTTTCCCCCTGGGTGGGCTCCGACCCCCTCCGTGCGCGCCGGGGGGCTCCCGGTGGAGCCCCTTGGTCGCGTTGCGATGCTCGGAGGCACCAAAATTCATCTCCGTGGGGTCCAAATCCCCTCCCTATGGGCACTAAATCCCCTATAGGCACCAAATCCCCTATAAGCACCCAATCCCCTATAAGCACCCAATCCGTGGTTGCGTTGTGCTCAACCCAACTCTTCCCCATGATCTCCTCTTCCACATCGCGCCCTCCTCCTCGCCCTGGGGTCCCATCCCCGGCTCCGAGATCCCAAAACCCTCCCCACCCCgttatcccccccccccccccggggaagGTGCCCCGGTGTTTCCTCACCCGGCCGCTTGCAtaaggcaggaggaaggagaagggctCGCCAAGGAAGTGGGGAAATCGCGAGTTCCTTGGTGACGGCGAGGGCGGAGGTGGATGGCGAGCGGGAGGAGGCTCTTGTGCAACGCCGGCTCCTTGGGGGGCCGCTGGCCCCGTGGAAGAGCGGCTCTGTAGGGTCAGACGGAGAAAGGCGGCTCTGTAGGGTTGGAAGGGGAAGGGCGTCTCCGTAGGGTTGGATGGGGAAGGGCATCTCTGTAGGGTTGGATTGAGGAGAACGTCTCTGTAGGGTTGGGTGGGGAAGGGCATCTCTGTAGGGTTGGATTGAGGAGAACGTCTCTGTAGGGTTGGGTGGGGAAGGGCGTCTCCATAGGGTTGGAAGGGGGAGGACAGCTCTATAGGATTGGAAGGGGAAGGGTATTTCTATAGGGTTGGATGGGGAAGGGCGTCTCTGTAGGGTTGGATGGGGAAGGGCGTCTCTGTAGGGTTGGATGGGGGAGGACATCTCTATAGGATTGGAAGGGGAAGGGTATTTCTATAGGGTTGGGTTGAGGATAACGTCTCTGTAGGGTTGGATCGAGGAGGACATCTCTGTAGGGTTGGGTGGGGAAGGGCAGTTCTGTAGGGTTGGAAGGGCATCTTTGTAGGATTGGAAGGGGAAGGGCGTCTCTGTAGGGTTGGGTTGAGGAGGACATTTCCATAGGGTTGGAGGGGGAAGGGCAGCTCCATAGGGTTGGAAGGGGAAGGGCATCTTTGTAGGGTTGGGTGGGGAAGGGCGTCTCTGTAGGGTTGGACTGGGGAGGAGATCTCTGTAGAGTTGGGTTGGGAAGGGCAGCTCCATAGGATTGGAAGGGGAAGGGCATCTTTGTAGGGTTGGATGGGGGAGGACAGCTCTGTAGGATTGGAAGGGGAAGGGTATTTCTGTAGGGTTGGAAGGGCATCTTTGTAGGGTTGGATGGGGAAGGGCATTTCCATAGGGTTGGATGGGGGAGGACATTTCCATAGGATTGGAAAGGGAAGGGCATCTCTGTAGGGTTGGATTGGGGAGGAGATCTCTGTAGGGTTGGGTGGGGAAGGGCAGCTCCATAGGATTGGAAGGGGAGGGGCATCTTTGTAGGGTTGGAAGGGCGTCTCTGTAGGGTTGGATTGAGGACGTCTCCGTAGGGTTGGAAGGGGAAGGGCAGCCCCGTAAGGATTGGAGGGGAAGGGCATCTCCATAGGgttgggaggggaagggcagctCCTGGGTCCTCCCCGCATGGGTGGAGAGGTCCCTTGGTTGGAAGAGGGCGTGAAGATgaggggttggggttgggttgggttgggttggattGGGTTGGACGCAACCTTCGGAGATCTCCCAGCCCCTTCCACGATCCTCCACCAGATCGCGCTCCCCATCTGACCCAAACCTCTCCTTTTTCAGCCTAAAACCTAACCCCTTGACCAGTGCAGCCTTCTCCACGAGCCCCTTTCGATATCGAGGGCCACCACGAGGTGTCCCCGCGCCCTGCTCGTGGCGGGGACGCGTCCTACGGGGTTGACCCCCGAGGGCGAAATCCTTTTCCCACCGCCACCTCCCCTCTCGCCCCGCTAACGGGGTTTGCTCCTAGGTGCACGATGGACTTCCAGAGCTACAACTACTCCAACTACTCCGGCATGGAGGACTACAGCTTCGAAGATTTCGGCGACTACGAGGTCCCCGCCAGCCACCGCGCCGTCCTGGCGCTCTACACCATCATCTTCCTCCTGGGCGTGCTGGGCAACGCCGCCGTCATCTGGGTGAGCGGCTTCGAGCTGCGGCGCACGGTCAACGGCGTCTGGTTCCTCAACCTGGCGGTGGCCGACCTCCTCTGCTGCTTGGCCTTGCCCTTCCTGGCCCTCCCGCTGGCCCAGGACCACCACTGGCCCTTGGGGGGCTTCGCCTGCaagctcctgccctccctcacCATCCTCAACATGTTCGCCAGCGTCTTGCTCCTGATGGCCATCAGCGCCGACCGCTGCGCCCTGGTGATGCGGCCGGTCTGGTGCCAAAACCACCGGACCCTGGCGGTGGCCCGGGGGGCTTGCGTGGCCGCGTGGGTGCTGGccttcctcctcaccctccCCTCCTTCATCTTCCGCGATGCACGGCGGGACCCCATCTCCGACAAGACGACGTGCGTCTTGGAATACGCCGCGGTCGGGCGGCACCAGCGCCTCACCGAGCTCCTCATCGCCGTCTCCCGCTTCATCTTCGGCTTCCTCGTGCCCTTCGTGGTCATCTCCGTCTGCTacgggctgctgctggcccgcGTCCACAGCAAGCGCTTCACCCGCTCCAAGAAGGCCACCAGGCTCGTCCTGGTGGTCATCGTCAGCTTCTTCGCCTGCTGGCTGCCCTTCCACGTGGTGGGGCTCATCCTGGCCTCCGCCCCGTCCTACAGCGCCTTGTTCAAGAGCGCGGTGGCCGTGGACCCGGTGGCCACCGGGGTGGCCTACATCAACAGCTGCATCAACCCCGTCATCTACGTGGTGATGGGCCAGGACTTCAAGGACAAGTGCCAGCGCTCCTGGCGCGCCGTGCTGCGCGGCGTGATGAGCGAGGACCTCTCCGGCAGCACCCTGGGCGACAGCCGCGTCAAGACCAAGTCCACCGCGGACGACCAGAGCGTCAGCACCAACGTCTGACCTCCTGCCTGAGGCCGCCgccttctcctcttctctttttggGGAGGGGTCTGGATGGGACCCGAATCTACGAGGGGATGCGTTCGTCGTCctctatcctttttttttccagaatgggGAAGCTGGAGGGTCAAAGTAACCGACGTCTTGGCCTCGTGGACCTCCTTGGAGGCTCTCCGGAGGCCACCACGCTCCAGcctcctggagctgcctcctcctccgAGCCTGGACCCTGTGCCCCACTCCCGGCCCCATAAAAACCACCTGAAGCCCTCCCCGCCCCACGTCCCCGTGGGGCAGCGAGCTCTGAGGTGAGGCTGAGCCTCCCCCCGTTGGGCAAAATCCACCCCAAAGCGCCGGGGCGCGGCGTGCCCCACCAAAAAGGGGTCACCCCCCACTTCGCCCCGGCCACCTCAGCCCCGTGCCTTCGCCGTAGCCGCGTCCGACGTCGCCAATAAATCACCGAGCCGCTGTGGGTTGCGTGTCCTCGAGGTGTTCCTTGGGTCGCTCTCCTTGGGGTTGCTTTTTGGGGTTCTTCTTGGGGTTCTTCTTCAAGGGGTTGTCCATGGGTTGTTCTTTGAGCTGCTTTTTGGGGTTCCTGGGATTCTCTGGGGGTTGATCCTTGGGGTTCTCCTTGGGGTTCTCCTTGGGGTTGCTTCTTGAGCTGCGATTTGGGGTTCTCCATGGGGTTGTTCCTTGAGCTGCTTTTTGGGGTTCTTGGGATTCTCCAGGGGTTGCCCTTTGGGGTTGCTCCTTGGGGTTCTCCTTGGGGTTGCCCCTTGAGGTTGCTCCTTGAGCTGCTCTTTGGGGTTCTCCAGGGATTTCTCCTTGAGCTGCTCGTTGGGGTTTCCCCCCCGGGGAGGGCGAtgcagccctggggctcctCCACCCCATCAGAGCTCCTCCACCCCTGGATGACTCAGGGCACGTGTGGGTGCGGCGGGGAGGGACACAGCTTTTGGGATCCTGCTGGGAACGTCGGCGGTGTTGTGAGCTCCGGGAGCGTCCTTGTGGGGGTAAGTTGGCACCCAAAAtcttaaaaattcaaattaaaaaaaaaaaaaaaaaggtaagaaaaataaaatcggGGGGGGGGTGTTCTGGCTCCTATAAAGTGTTGAGCAAGACCTGCTCCTGCAGTTCTCCTTTTTGGGAAGATTTTTGCTGCTGGGGCAATTTTTCGGGGCCAGATGACGCAAAGGTCCCATCCCACTGCCCGGAGGTTGCTCAAACTTCTCGTTCCGGAGGGGACGGATCCTGACCTGTGGTCAGAAAGGTCCTCGTCGCGGTGGCAGCGGTGGAGACGTCTCCGAGGCCCCCCAAACTCCACCTGGGGTGACCCCGGCGGGGACCCGAGCGGAGGATGACGCCTTCGTGGGACCTCGGCACCGACTACGCCGACCTCGAGCTCAACTTCACCGCCCCGGCTTTCGAGgaggccccggggctgcccccggccaTCGGGGCAGCTTTGGGGCTGGACGCTTTGGCTTTTCTCCTGGGGGTCCCGGGGAACGTCGCCGTCATCTGGGTGAGCGGCGTCACCCTCCGGCGCACGGTCAACGGCGTCTGGTTCCTCAACCTGGCGGTGGCCGACCTCCTCTCCTGCTTGGCCTTGCCCTTCCTGGCCCTCCCACTGACCCAGGACCACCACTGGCCCTTGGGGGGCTTCGCCTGCaagctcctgccctccctcacCATCCTCAACATGTTCGCCAGCGTCTTGCTCTTGACGGCCATCAGCGCCGACCGCTGCGCCGTGGCCACGCGCTGGTGGCACCGGACTCCCCGGAGGGCGCGGAGGCTCAGCGGGGCGCTGTGGGTGCTGGCcttcctcctcagcctcccctccttcctcctccgcACCCTGCGCCGCGACCCCTTCTCCGAGAAGACCACGTGCGGCCTAGACTACGCCGCGCTTGGCCGCGGCGCCGAGCTCGGCCTGGCCGCCCTCCGCCTCTTCGCCGGCTTCCTCGGCCCCGTGGTGGCCATGGCGGGCTTCTACGGGTGGCTGCTGGCCCGCGGCCACCCCGCCACGAGGCCGGTGACCACCGTGGTGGCCTTGGTGGGCTGCTTCGTGGGCTGCTGGTTGCCCTACCACGCCGTCTTGGTGGCCCTGGCGCTCTACGCGCCCGGCGCGGCGCCCTACAAGCGGGCCTTGGGCGCCCAACCGTTGGCCATCGCCTTCGCCCACCTCAACGGCGCCCTCAACCCCCTCCTCTACGTGCTGTTGGGTCGGGGGCGCGCCCGTTCCCTTGGGGGGCGCCTGGCGTGGGTGCTGCGGGacggggacccccccggtgACCCCAGTCCTTGTACCACCGAGGATGTGGTGTAGAGGTCAATAAAGGGGGGTTGTGAGCTGGGGGGGTTGTCCCTGAGGGGGTTGGGGacagggtggggggggggtagTGGGGATGGATGAGGGTGGGGGGTGGTTGGGGACAGTGGGGGACAATGGGGGTGGTTGGAGATGGGTGGGAGCAGTGGGGGGCACTGGAGATGAGTGGGGACACTGGGGGTCAATGGGAATGGTTGGGGACAGTTGGGGGTGGATGGGGACAGTGAGGGGCACTGGGGACGGTTGGGGACACTGAGGGTCAATGGGGGTGGATGGGGACAatgggggacactggggactGTTGGGGCCAATGGGGAACAATGGGGATGGACAGGGGCAATGGGGATGGGTGGGGACACTGAGGGATAGTGGGGGACAATGGGGATGAATGGGGACAATGGGGACATATGGGGACATTGGGGACAGTTGGGGACAATGAGGACATAGGGGGTCAATGGGGACAGTGGGGGGAAACTGGGGTGGCTGGGGACACCGGGGTTGACTGGGGACAATGGGGGTGGTTTGGGACAATGGGGACAACTGGGGACaatggggacatttggggatATTTGGGAACATTTGGGGAatgggggtggctggggggcAATGGAGACATTTGGGGACAATGGGGGTGGTTGGAGACAATGAGGGTGGATGGGGACaatggggacatttggggatatttggggacatttggggaatGGGGGTGGTTTGGGGACAATTGGGGACATTTGAGGAtatttggggacatttggggacagcGCCGCTCTCGCTGCCACCAGCGGCCGAGacgccccgccccctcccctcctcgcCCCGCCCCTTGCATGCATGACCACGCCTCCTGAAGCATAACCACGCCCCTCCTCCGCCACGCCACGCCCCCCGCTCGTGGCCACGCCCCCTTCCTCCCGCCTCGGCGGGGCTCGGGCGCCCCCGTGCGGCCTGGaggggccgggaccgggaccgggaccgggagcgGGGCCTGGGGGAGCCGGGAGCGGGGCCTGGAGGGGCTGCGACCGGGaccggggctgggagcggggccTGGTGGAGCCGGTACCGGGGCCTGGGGCCTGTGGGAGCCGGTACCGGGACCCAGAGGGGCAGGGACCGGGGCCTGAGGCCTTGGGGGGTACCGGGACCggggcctggaggggaagggacCGGGGTCTGGGGGAGCTGGGACCGGGATTGGGACCAGGAGCGGGGCCTTGGGGTGCCGGTACCGGGGCCTGGCTTGGCTGAGGCCTCAGAGAACCGGGCCCAGGCCCTGAGGAAACCCAGCACCAGGCCCCAAGGCCCGGAGGCTTCGGTCCTGGTGGAGCCGTGATGGAACCGGAGCCGGGCCCGTCTCCCGGTGGCGGAGCCCCGCGGTCGTCCCGGTGGGACTGGGACTGCCCGGTGGCTCGGCGGAGGCTGGAGGAGCTCTACTTCCCCCGGCGGGCCTGCCCCGAGGAAACCCGCAGCTTCTGGGCCTTCTTCGAGCGCCTGCGCCGCTTCCAGAGCCGCCGACCGGAGCGGGAGCCATCGTGGGACGACGCCGAGGACCGGCCACCTTCTCGCCGCCTCGGCTTGCCGCGCCGCTACCACCCCCGGCACCGCCTCAACCTGGCGGTGCCCAACCCGGAGCCGTCGCCGAGCCACCCTCGGGTGCCCCGGGAAGCCCTGCAGGAATTCCTCGACGCCTGGCTGCTCTACCTCGACTTCGAGCAGAAGCGGAGCTTCGCCAAGCTGGCCAAGCTGCAGCGGGAGCGCCAGGCTCTGCCCATCGCCCGGGCtcgccagcagctcctgcaggccgTGGCCAGCAaccaggtggtggtggtggccgGCGACACCGGCTGCGGCAAGTCCACGCAGGTGCCGCAGTTCCTGCTGGCCGCCGGCTACCGCCGCGTGGCTTGCACCCAGCCCCGCCGCATCGCCTGCGTCTCGCTGGCCAAGAGGGTGGCCTTCGAGAGCCTGCAGCAGTACGGCGACCAGGTGAGCTGGGGATGATTtgtgaaagaaaggagaaaggaaaaggtaaaaaaaaaaaaaaaaaggttaaaaggaGTGGTTTTGGCACGGCAGAGCGCTTAGAAGGCGATGTGCGGCGCTGCTGGGTTAATATTTACCTAAAATGCTCAGCTTGGGAGCATCATTGGGGACCATTTGTagaaaaagtaggaaaaaaaaggtgataaaaaaacgatttgtaaaaaaaaaaaaaggaaaaaagttgaaaaaataaggtaaaatgAGTGGTTCTGGCACAGCAGAGCGCTTAGAAGGTGATGTGCGGCGCTGCTGGGTTAATATTTACCTAAAACACTCAGCCTAGGAGCATCATCGGAGACAATTTgtagaaaaagtagaaaaaaaatgtaataaaaaaacgatttgtaaaaaaaaaaaaacaacaaaaaaggttaaaaaaaaaaggtagaagtGAGCAGATCCAGACAGCAGAGCGCTTAGAAGGCGACGTGTGGCTCTGCAGcgtttatatttacataaactGCTCAGCTTGGGAGCATCATCGGAGACAATTTGTAGAAAAAGCACCAAGTAAAAGGTAAGAAAGAAAcgatttaaacaacaaaaaaagaaaaatgataaaaagaaaaatgataaaaagaaaaatgataaaaagaaaaggtaaaagtaGAAAGTTAAAAGTAAAACGAAAGGTAAAAGTGAGCAGTTCTGGCACAGCACAGGATTAAAATTCCTCTTAGTGtcttaaaattgcttttagtGTTTCAACCCTGCTTTTTTTAGTGTCTTAAAGCTCCTTTTAGGACAAATAATTAAGGAATAATTAAGGAACCTTCCGCTTGGACATGGGATGCTTGAGTGTCGACTGTCCCTGTCGTGCTACCCTGGACCGGGCTGCCCGGCGAGCGCCGTAAatcccattttctctctttctgccccatttttcctctccctccccccaggTGGGCTACCAGATCCGCTTCGAGAGCAGCCGCTCGCCCGCCACCAGCATCGTCTTCCTGAccgaggggctgctgctgcggcaGGCGCAGCGGGAGCCGGCGCTGCCCGCCTACGGGGTGATCATCGCCGACGAGGTCCACGAGCGGCACCTCCACGGGGATTTCCTCCTGGGGGTCCTGCGCCGCCTGCTGCCCGCCCGGCCCGACCTGAAGCTGGTGCTGATGTCGGCCACCATCAACATCCGCCTCTTCTCCGACTATTTCGGGGGCGCCCCCGTGCTGCAGGTGCCCGGGAGGATCTTCCCCATTTCGGTGAGAgaggttttggggctggagagcgtggttttggggctggagagtgtggttttggggctggatCAGGTGCCCAGGAGGATCTTCCCC
This region includes:
- the LOC116501547 gene encoding C5a anaphylatoxin chemotactic receptor 1-like, with protein sequence MTPSWDLGTDYADLELNFTAPAFEEAPGLPPAIGAALGLDALAFLLGVPGNVAVIWVSGVTLRRTVNGVWFLNLAVADLLSCLALPFLALPLTQDHHWPLGGFACKLLPSLTILNMFASVLLLTAISADRCAVATRWWHRTPRRARRLSGALWVLAFLLSLPSFLLRTLRRDPFSEKTTCGLDYAALGRGAELGLAALRLFAGFLGPVVAMAGFYGWLLARGHPATRPVTTVVALVGCFVGCWLPYHAVLVALALYAPGAAPYKRALGAQPLAIAFAHLNGALNPLLYVLLGRGRARSLGGRLAWVLRDGDPPGDPSPCTTEDVV
- the LOC116501551 gene encoding C5a anaphylatoxin chemotactic receptor 1-like isoform X2, giving the protein MDFQSYNYSNYSGMEDYSFEDFGDYEVPASHRAVLALYTIIFLLGVLGNAAVIWVSGFELRRTVNGVWFLNLAVADLLCCLALPFLALPLAQDHHWPLGGFACKLLPSLTILNMFASVLLLMAISADRCALVMRPVWCQNHRTLAVARGACVAAWVLAFLLTLPSFIFRDARRDPISDKTTCVLEYAAVGRHQRLTELLIAVSRFIFGFLVPFVVISVCYGLLLARVHSKRFTRSKKATRLVLVVIVSFFACWLPFHVVGLILASAPSYSALFKSAVAVDPVATGVAYINSCINPVIYVVMGQDFKDKCQRSWRAVLRGVMSEDLSGSTLGDSRVKTKSTADDQSVSTNV
- the LOC116501551 gene encoding C5a anaphylatoxin chemotactic receptor 1-like isoform X1, which produces MRFWGERRRIGVWGAARGGQRLGAVPRGDGTRTGPGCSGHHLGFPPPPKKYKINKNNKKTHRIWGFTTPISSHFGSPPHPALVAPPPLPLHRRHKTALPRGPHPSSSAPGERPQPAGTRCTMDFQSYNYSNYSGMEDYSFEDFGDYEVPASHRAVLALYTIIFLLGVLGNAAVIWVSGFELRRTVNGVWFLNLAVADLLCCLALPFLALPLAQDHHWPLGGFACKLLPSLTILNMFASVLLLMAISADRCALVMRPVWCQNHRTLAVARGACVAAWVLAFLLTLPSFIFRDARRDPISDKTTCVLEYAAVGRHQRLTELLIAVSRFIFGFLVPFVVISVCYGLLLARVHSKRFTRSKKATRLVLVVIVSFFACWLPFHVVGLILASAPSYSALFKSAVAVDPVATGVAYINSCINPVIYVVMGQDFKDKCQRSWRAVLRGVMSEDLSGSTLGDSRVKTKSTADDQSVSTNV